One window of the Labeo rohita strain BAU-BD-2019 chromosome 9, IGBB_LRoh.1.0, whole genome shotgun sequence genome contains the following:
- the tbr1b gene encoding T-box brain protein 1b — MQLERCISPAKKCMIVGSGYPNAQASELALQDYPIISIGDNLERSSPLKKNSAGMTNQSEADNFADSKDSSGDVQRGKLSPDLDGVADSRHTFDGSAGERYLLSQSSQVQPSPTTMFPYPSQHGPTHPAFSIGSPSRYMAHHPVITNGAYNSLLSNSSPQGYPTAGYPYAQQYGHAYQGTAFYQFSSAQAGLVPGKAQVYLCNRALWLKFHRHQTEMIITKQGRRMFPFLSFNISGLDPTAHYNIFVDVILADPNHWRFQGGKWVPCGKADTNVTGNRVYMHPDSPNTGAHWMRQEISFGKLKLTNNKGATNNTGQMVVLQSLHKYQPRLHVVQVNEDGTEDTSQPGRVQTFTFPETQFIAVTAYQNTDITQLKIDHNPFAKGFRDNYDTVYTGCDIDRLTPSPGDSPRSQIMPSARYAMTGSFLQDQFVSSYAKSRFHPGVGGAPGTDRSVPLSNSLLSPQQTEETTVASPQRWFVTPANNRLDFAASAYDAAAAADFAGNAATLLSYAAAGVKALPLPGAGCSNRPLGYYGEPPGWGTRTPPQYCSKSSSVLSCWPSNSVGSRTTSSSYLVPGLEDGDAIAPERSPLGGADESKPKDLSESSWIETPSSIKSIDSSDSGIFEQAKRRRISPSATPVSETSSPLKSEMLTPRECEKNCSKDIGYYSFYPHS; from the exons ATGCAGCTCGAGCGTTGCATCTCGCCAGCCAAGAAATGTATGATTGTGGGCAGTGGCTACCCGAACGCACAAGCATCTGAGCTCGCCTTGCAGGACTACCCTATTATATCTATCGGCGACAACCTGGAGAGAAGTTCACCTCTGAAAAAAAACTCCGCTGGGATGACGAATCAGTCAGAGGCAGACAATTTCGCCGACTCGAAGGACTCATCAGGGGACGTCCAGCGAGGCAAACTCTCTCCTGATCTTGACGGAGTCGCCGACAGTCGTCACACTTTCGATGGATCTGCGGGAGAAAGGTATCTCCTGTCTCAGTCCAGTCAAGTGCAGCCGAGTCCCACCACCATGTTTCCCTACCCGAGTCAGCATGGACCGACGCACCCAGCTTTCTCCATCGGCAGCCCGAGCCGCTACATGGCTCACCACCCGGTCATCACGAACGGAGCATACAACAGTCTGTTGAGCAACTCTTCTCCGCAAGGCTACCCGACGGCGGGCTACCCGTACGCGCAGCAGTATGGACACGCGTACCAAGGCACGGCTTTCTACCAGTTTTCCTCCGCTCAGGCCGGGCTTGTGCCCGGCAAGGCGCAGGTTTACCTCTGCAACAGGGCCCTGTGGCTTAAATTTCACCGACATCAAACGGAGATGATTATTACCAAGCAAGGACG GCGAATGTTCCCGTTTTTGAGTTTCAATATATCTGGTCTTGACCCAACGGCGCATTACAATATCTTTGTGGACGTGATTCTTGCGGATCCGAACCACTGGCGCTTTCAAGGAGGAAAATGGGTTCCTTGCGGCAAAGCGGACACGAATGTGACAG GAAACAGAGTGTACATGCACCCAGATTCGCCAAACACCGGTGCGCACTGGATGCGTCAAGAAATATCCTTTGGAAAACTTAAACTAACCAACAATAAAGGAGCAACGAACAACACAGGACAG ATGGTCGTCCTGCAGTCGCTGCATAAATACCAGCCTCGACTGCATGTGGTGCAGGTGAACGAGGACGGAACCGAGGACACGAGCCAACCCGGGCGCGTACAGACTTTCACGTTCCCGGAGACGCAGTTTATTGCGGTCACCGCATATCAAAATACTGAT ATCACGCAGCTAAAAATCGACCACAATCCATTTGCAAAGGGATTCCGTGACAATTATGACAC TGTCTACACAGGGTGCGACATCGATCGGTTGACGCCGTCCCCGGGTGACTCTCCGCGCTCTCAGATCATGCCTAGCGCAAGATATGCCATGACTGGTTCTTTCCTGCAGGACCAATTTGTCAGCTCGTATGCCAAGTCCCGCTTTCACCCTGGCGTCGGAGGCGCTCCTGGCACGGACCGCAGCGTCCCACTTAGTAACAGCTTGCTCTCCCCGCAACAAACCGAGGAGACCACGGTGGCCTCCCCGCAGCGATGGTTTGTCACCCCTGCCAACAACCGACTGGACTTTGCCGCCTCGGCATACGATGCTGCCGCGGCTGCTGATTTCGCCGGTAACGCGGCCACCCTTCTGTCGTACGCAGCTGCTGGAGTTAAAGCGCTGCCCTTGCCCGGGGCGGGATGCTCTAACAGACCTCTGGGGTATTACGGCGAGCCGCCGGGGTGGGGCACCCGCACGCCACCGCAATATTGCAGCAAGTCCAGCTCCGTCCTGTCGTGCTGGCCGTCCAACTCCGTGGGGAGCCGCACGACCTCCTCCAGTTACCTGGTCCCTGGCCTCGAGGACGGCGACGCCATCGCGCCCGAGAGGTCGCCGCTAGGCGGGGCGGACGAGTCCAAACCCAAAGACCTGTCTGAATCCAGCTGGATAGAAACCCCGTCCTCAATTAAGTCGATCGATTCGAGCGATTCTGGGATTTTTGAGCAAGCCAAGCGGAGGAGGATTTCGCCATCTGCCACGCCGGTTTCCGAGACATCGTCTCCattaaaatctgaaatgttgACGCCGAGGGAATGCGAGAAAAACTGCTCCAAGGACATCGGCTACTACAGCTTTTACCCCCACAGTTAG